One stretch of Dehalococcoidales bacterium DNA includes these proteins:
- the nuoE gene encoding NADH-quinone oxidoreductase subunit NuoE, producing the protein MNERLSQILAPYHGQRGATIPVLQKAQEELGYLSEETISEVANFLGLSKNEIYGVASFYAQFRFERQGEHKVRVCQGTACHVRGARRIMDTVQQELGIQPGQTTRDYKFSLERVACFGACALAPVAVMDNTVYGKMTTAKVKKLLVGERGE; encoded by the coding sequence GTGAATGAGAGATTGTCACAGATTTTAGCTCCTTACCACGGGCAGAGAGGAGCTACCATTCCCGTTCTGCAGAAAGCGCAAGAAGAGTTAGGCTATCTTTCCGAGGAGACAATCTCGGAGGTAGCCAATTTTTTGGGTCTCTCCAAAAATGAGATCTACGGGGTGGCCAGTTTCTATGCCCAGTTCCGGTTTGAACGGCAGGGCGAACATAAAGTAAGGGTCTGTCAGGGTACCGCCTGTCATGTCCGGGGTGCGCGGCGCATTATGGACACAGTGCAGCAGGAGCTTGGTATCCAGCCCGGGCAAACTACCCGGGACTACAAGTTCAGTCTGGAGCGAGTGGCCTGCTTTGGCGCCTGCGCTCTGGCTCCGGTGGCGGTAATGGATAACACTGTCTACGGCAAGATGACCACGGCTAAAGTGAAAAAACTGCTGGTCGGGGAGCGAGGGGAGTAG
- the hisH gene encoding imidazole glycerol phosphate synthase subunit HisH: MITIVDYGAGNLRSVANAITRLGYRSRITSNPDELSDASAVILPGVGAAGDAMRNLKGLGMVEPIRQLIAVGRPFFGVCLGLQVLLTGTEEGGWYECLDVIPGRVRKLPPGLKIPHMGWNQVRQKIAHPVFEGIPDGTNFYFVHSYYVEPEDRSLIAGETDYGITLCSVIARGNLVATQFHPEKSGDYGLKMYDNFIKLALSVKSGRG; encoded by the coding sequence GTGATCACTATCGTTGACTACGGGGCCGGTAATCTGCGCAGTGTCGCCAATGCTATCACCAGGCTGGGTTACCGGTCCAGAATAACCAGCAACCCCGACGAGCTATCCGATGCCAGTGCCGTTATCCTGCCCGGCGTTGGCGCTGCCGGTGATGCCATGCGTAACCTTAAAGGACTGGGTATGGTTGAGCCGATACGCCAGCTTATCGCCGTGGGCCGCCCCTTCTTTGGAGTTTGCCTTGGACTGCAAGTCTTGCTTACCGGCACCGAGGAAGGCGGCTGGTATGAATGCCTCGATGTCATCCCCGGGCGCGTACGCAAGCTCCCTCCGGGACTGAAGATACCGCACATGGGATGGAACCAGGTAAGGCAGAAGATTGCTCACCCTGTATTCGAAGGTATACCGGACGGGACAAACTTTTACTTTGTCCACAGCTACTATGTGGAGCCTGAAGACAGGTCACTGATCGCCGGTGAAACCGATTACGGCATCACGCTGTGCAGCGTAATTGCGCGGGGTAACCTGGTCGCCACCCAGTTTCACCCCGAAAAGAGCGGCGACTACGGACTGAAAATGTACGACAACTTTATCAAGCTGGCCCTGTCCGTCAAATCGGGTAGAGGCTAA
- the hisF gene encoding imidazole glycerol phosphate synthase subunit HisF has translation MLTKRIIPCLDVKGGRVVKGVKFRDHRDAGDPVELAAFYNEQKADELVFYDITASSEDRGIMLEVVKRTADRVFIPLTVGGGLRTVEDIRQMLEAGADKVSINTAAVLDPSFITRGAERFGSQCIVLGMDARRIPGVTPPHWGVFTHTGADGGRAAGRDAVEWAVQAVEMGAGEIVVNSIDADGTKAGYDLELLRAISEAVTVPVVASGGAGSPEDLYQALVNGKADAVLAASIFHYGTYSIDAVKDYLAKKGIPVRT, from the coding sequence ATGCTGACCAAGAGAATCATCCCCTGCCTTGATGTCAAGGGAGGCAGGGTGGTCAAGGGCGTGAAGTTCCGCGACCACCGTGATGCCGGTGACCCGGTGGAACTGGCCGCATTCTACAATGAGCAGAAGGCCGACGAACTGGTCTTCTACGACATCACCGCTTCCAGTGAGGACCGGGGAATCATGCTGGAAGTAGTGAAACGTACCGCGGACAGAGTATTCATCCCGTTGACAGTGGGCGGCGGGTTACGCACGGTGGAGGATATCCGCCAGATGCTGGAAGCCGGAGCCGACAAGGTCTCCATAAACACGGCGGCGGTACTGGACCCAAGCTTCATCACCCGGGGCGCCGAGCGCTTCGGCAGCCAGTGCATTGTGCTGGGCATGGACGCCAGGCGAATCCCCGGGGTAACCCCACCCCACTGGGGGGTATTCACCCATACCGGCGCTGATGGCGGGCGGGCTGCCGGCCGCGACGCCGTAGAATGGGCCGTCCAGGCTGTGGAGATGGGAGCCGGTGAGATTGTCGTCAACAGCATTGACGCTGACGGCACCAAGGCCGGCTACGACCTGGAATTGCTCCGGGCCATCTCCGAGGCAGTAACCGTCCCCGTCGTCGCCAGCGGCGGCGCCGGCTCCCCGGAAGACCTCTACCAGGCGCTGGTTAACGGTAAGGCCGATGCCGTTCTCGCCGCCAGCATTTTCCACTACGGGACTTACTCCATCGATGCGGTAAAAGACTACCTGGCAAAAAAGGGTATTCCGGTCCGAACCTGA